The genomic window AAATATATTATTGAAAAGACTGCCCGAAATGGCGGTCTTTTTGTTTTTTAAGTATTTGAAAAATAATAATTTTGGAAAATAATTGAAAATTATCCCTTGAAACTATTTTGCTCAATCCATATATCTAGTTGTGAAGAGGATGACTGTCTTGCTCAAAGAGAAGAAACAGAACCTTCATTACCGCTAACAAAATATCGCTCAATAGAGGATAACTTTGGCAGCACACAACTTAGAAATTGATTCATTGCTATGTCCCAGCGTTGTCGCCAATAGAGGTGAAACCCGAGGAATGCGAATTGAATCTCTTAGCTGTTTACTGGGTCATACACCGGTTAGATCCAAGTAAAATTCGCAGCTAAGACTATTGCTTACTAAAAGGATAGCATTATGAGAACTGTAGATTTCACTCCACTTTACCGCAACGCAATCGGCTTCGATCGTCTATTCAACATGATGGAAGCGAACACGTCGAAAAATTCTTCTGGCGGTTACCCTCCGTATAACATCGAGCAAAAAGACGAGAACAACTACCGTATTACGATGGCTGTTGCAGGTTTTGCTGATGACCAATTAGACCTGACTCAAAAAGAGAATATGCTAATTGTGAAAGGTGAGCGTAAAGCAGAAGTAGAGAAAACCTTCGTATATCAAGGTATTGCAGAACGCGATTTCGAGCGTAAATTCCAACTGGCAGACTACGTAAAAGTGGTAGGCGCAAGCATGGAAAATGGTCTTCTTCACATCGACCTAGAACGCGAGATCCCAGAAGCGATGCAACCGCGTAAGATTGCTATCAATGGTAATAGCCTACTAGAAGGTTAATTACCGTTAGCTCCTTAGAGCTAAAAAAATATCGGGAAGTAGAAGTGAAAGAGCACCTCATGAGGTGCTCTTTTTTGTTTATCCTATTATCGTCATTCCATAGAGAGAGGAACGACCGAGTAGGGAGTCTCTATTTGCTTTCGCTGTAAGCCTTTTTCACTTCTTCAGCAATGATCGCAATGCCTTTCTGCATTGCCTCATCATCTTGTACGTAGTTCATTCGTAAGCACTGGTGAGCATGATCCCACTCGTCTTCTTGACCGATAAAGAAGTATTCACCCGGAACTATCAATACGCCGCGAGCTTTAAGGCGGTCGTACAGTTCCATTGTGGTGATTGGCAGCTCATCAAACCATAGCCATAAGAAGATAGCGCCTTCAGGTTTGTGGATTCGGAAGCGTGGGTCATCGATAGCTTGTTGCAGCAGTTCAACCGCGCGTAAAGACTTCTCTTTGTAGAAAGGTTTAATCACCTCTCCGCTTAAGCGCAGTAAATCGCCTTTTTCAATCATGTGGTTAGCGATTGCAGGGCCAACGCTGCTTGGCGCTAGGCTGATAATGCCATTCATGTTGGTTAGTGCTTGTGTTACCTCTTCGCTAGCAATCACGATTCCACAACGCACACCCGGCAAACCAAGCTTAGACAGGCTCATACACAGGATCGTGTTTTCATTCCAGAACGGTTTTACATCTTCAAAGATGATGTTTGGAAATGGTAGGCCATAAGCGTTATCGATCAGCAGTGGGATATTGTTTTCACGCGCCAGTTTATCCAGTTTATGTACTTCTTCGTCAGTGAGTACGTTACCGGTTGGGTTGGTTGGACGAGAAGCACAGATAGCCGCGACCGAGTCATCAATCTTAAGCTGTTCAAAATCGACGTGGTATTTGAATTGGCGGTTTTCTAGCAGCTCTATTTCTGGATGGTAAGAGATAAAGATATCGTCATCAATACCGGCGTCGCCATAGCCGATGTATTCTGGTGCAATCGGCAACAAAATTTTCTTGTGTGAAC from Vibrio artabrorum includes these protein-coding regions:
- a CDS encoding Hsp20 family protein yields the protein MRTVDFTPLYRNAIGFDRLFNMMEANTSKNSSGGYPPYNIEQKDENNYRITMAVAGFADDQLDLTQKENMLIVKGERKAEVEKTFVYQGIAERDFERKFQLADYVKVVGASMENGLLHIDLEREIPEAMQPRKIAINGNSLLEG
- a CDS encoding valine--pyruvate transaminase, whose protein sequence is MQFSQFGEKFNRYSGITRLMDDLNDGLRTPGAIMLGGGNPAAIPAMLDYFNQASADMLANGELIAALANYDGPQGKDSFIKSLAAMLKETYGWEISEKNISLTNGSQSGFFYLFNLLAGQQPDGSHKKILLPIAPEYIGYGDAGIDDDIFISYHPEIELLENRQFKYHVDFEQLKIDDSVAAICASRPTNPTGNVLTDEEVHKLDKLARENNIPLLIDNAYGLPFPNIIFEDVKPFWNENTILCMSLSKLGLPGVRCGIVIASEEVTQALTNMNGIISLAPSSVGPAIANHMIEKGDLLRLSGEVIKPFYKEKSLRAVELLQQAIDDPRFRIHKPEGAIFLWLWFDELPITTMELYDRLKARGVLIVPGEYFFIGQEDEWDHAHQCLRMNYVQDDEAMQKGIAIIAEEVKKAYSESK